The following are encoded together in the Hoplias malabaricus isolate fHopMal1 chromosome 3, fHopMal1.hap1, whole genome shotgun sequence genome:
- the LOC136690736 gene encoding nuclear factor 7, brain: protein MSSDPSTLPPGDPVCPGCQAEGSLLLSCGHSLCQSCLQLCQLEFGLEQKGCTECYGRELLDSVLKGLLDSLFEGQPRRVGSAADLGLGNSEEDKDGKVCSKHAEKLTLYCDEDEELICGQCREEQHEDHKCISAEEAALECKEELRSALRPLQEKLETLNMAKRNCQDTFEHIRKQSQHAVRLIKADFEKLHRFLRDEELSTLNTLKEEEEEKSRKMREKIDRLADDIMSLTEIINSTEEAMKSEDTDFLKSYKKTSEGVECTLQDPEETSGALIDVVKHVGCLRFRVWEKMQNIVTYTPVVLDPNTADVCLSLSDDLTTLRYTEEEQPLPDNPERFCNYECVLGSEGLGSGRHSWDVEVGDSSEWALGVVRENVVRKEWFPPNPERGMWTLCLYGGEYRPKNASSAPLALKKKPQKVRVQLDWDVGRVTFSDASDNTIIHKFKDKFTEKLFPYFSNACKRHPLCILAEKVSVYTE, encoded by the exons ATGTCTTCTGACCCATCAACTTTACCCCCAGGAGACCCTGTGTGTCCTGGGTGCCAGGCTGAAGGGTCACTTTTGCTCTCCTGTGGTCACAGCTTGTGCCAGTCCTGCCTACAGCTCTGTCAGCTTGAGTTTGGCCTGGAGCAGAAGGGATGCACAGAGTGTTATGGACGAGAGTTGCTGGACAGTGTTTTAAAAGGCCTGCTGGACTCTTTGTTCGAAGGCCAGCCTCGGCGTGTTGGGTCAGCTGCTGATCTGGGTCTCGGCAACAGTGAGGAGGACAAAGATGGTAAGGTGTGTTCTAAACATGCAGAGAAACTGACTCTGTACTGTGATGAGGATGAAGAGCTGATCTGTGGTCAGTGCCGTGAGGAACAGCATGAAGACCATAAGTGTATCAGCGCAGAGGAGGCCGCTCTGGAGTGCAAA GAGGAGCTGAGATCTGCACTAAGGCCCTTGCAGGAGAAGCTGGAGACTTTAAACATGGCCAAACGGAACTGTCAGGACACATTTGAGCACATCAGG AAACAGTCCCAGCATGCAGTGCGGCTGATAAAGGCAGACTTTGAAAAGCTTCATCGTTTCCTTCGGGACGAGGAGTTGTCCACCCTGAACACTTtgaaggaggaagaggaggagaagagtcGGAAGATGAGGGAGAAAATAGACAGATTAGCAGATGACATTATGTCTCTCACAGAAATCATTAACTCAACAGAAGAGGCCATGAAGTCAGAAGATACTGACTTCCTGAAG AGCTATAAGAAGACGTCAGAGGG AGTCGAGTGCACGCTACAGGACCCAGAAGAGACGTCTGGAGCTCTGATTGATGTGGTAAAACATGTGGGATGCCTCAGGTTCAGAGTCTGGGAGAAAATGCAAAACATTGTAACATACA CCCCGGTGGTCCTGGACCCCAACACGGCAGACGtgtgcctctctctgtctgatgaCCTCACCACTTTGCGTTACACGGAGGAGGAGCAGCCGCTGCCGGACAATCCTGAGCGATTTTGCAACTACGAGTGTGTGTTGGGCTCTGAAGGCCTGGGCTCGGGCCGCCACAGCTGGGATGTAGAGGTGGGGGACAGCAGTGAGTGGGCTCTAGGGGTGGTCAGGGAGAACGTGGTGAGGAAGGAGTGGTTTCCTCCTAATCCCGAGAGGGGAATGTGgaccctgtgtctgtatggtgGAGAGTACAGGCCCAAAAATGCATCCAGTGCCCCCCTGGCCTTGAAGAAGAAGCCACAAAAGGTGAGGGTGCAGCTGGACTGGGACGTGGGCAGGGTCACGTTTTCGGACGCCAGTGACAACACCATCATCCACAAGTTCAAGGACAAGTTCACTGAGAAGCTCTTTCCCTATTTCTCCAACGCCTGCAAGAGGCATCCTCTATGCATCCTTGCTGAGAAAGTGTCTGTCTACACAGAATAG